A DNA window from Helianthus annuus cultivar XRQ/B chromosome 15, HanXRQr2.0-SUNRISE, whole genome shotgun sequence contains the following coding sequences:
- the LOC110911550 gene encoding alkaline/neutral invertase A, mitochondrial, protein MNAIKISKMIFGCRLFNQSRSVLGFIKSPNSNRSLHISLPRFLGLRCAINQTHKQYSVSYPKWGRSRVFPATCCSSSNNNNSNKNDHISDYSTTLENHANDKNFETSYMQGGGDLDEPACRTETEVEKEAWRLLRDSVVTYCGNPVGTLAACDPGDKTPLNYDQVFIRDFVPSALAFLLKGEGEIVRNFLLHTLQLQSWEKTVDCYSPGQGLMPASFKIRTVPLDDTKFEEVLDPDFGESAIGRVAPVDSGLWWIILLRAYTKITGDYAMQERVDVQTGIKLILNLCLSDGFDMFPSLLVTDGSCMIDRRMGIHGHPLEIQSLFYSALRCAREMLATDEGSKNLMRTVNNRLSALSFHIREYYWLDMKKINEIYRYKTEEYSTEAINKFNIYPEQIPYWLMDWIPAEGGYMIGNLQPAHMDFRFFTLGNIWSIVSSLSTPKQNNSILNLLESKWDDLVGDMPLKIVYPAVEKEEWRIITGSDPKNTPWSYHNGGSWPTLLWQFTLACIKMGRIELARKAVDIAEKRLYADHWPEYYDTKSGKFIGKQSRMYQTWTIAGYLTSKMLLENPEKASLLYWEEDYDLLEICVCALSKTGRKLCARGAAKSQILV, encoded by the exons atGAACGCCATCAAGATTTCCAAAATGATATTCGGTTGCAGGCTTTTTAACCAAAGCCGAAGCGTTTTGGGATTCATCAAATCCCCGAACTCAAATCGCAGCCTCCACATCTCGTTACCACGATTTTTGGGTCTTCGATGCGCGATCAATCAAACTCACAAACAATATTCTGTTTCCTATCCAAAATGGGGCCGGTCTCGGGTTTTTCCAGCCACATGTTGTAGTTCTAGcaacaataataatagtaataaaaatGATCACATTTCGGATTATTCAACAACTTTAGAAAACCATGCAAATGACAAGAATTTTGAAACCAGTTACATGCAAGGTGGTGGTGATTTAGATGAGCCTGCATGTAGGACGGAGACTGAGGTGGAGAAGGAAGCGTGGCGGTTGTTGAGGGACTCGGTTGTGACTTACTGCGGCAACCCTGTGGGGACTCTGGCGGCCTGTGATCCCGGAGATAAGACGCCATTGAATTATGATCAAGTTTTTATTCGAGATTTTGTGCCGTCGGCTTTAGCATTCTTGTTAAAAGGAGAAGGAGAGATTGTTAGAAACTTTCTTTTGCATACTTTGCAATTGCAG AGTTGGGAAAAAACTGTGGACTGCTACAGTCCTGGACAGGGGCTAATGCCTGCAAGTTTCAAAATCCGAACCGTACCCCTTGATGATACAAAATTTGAAGAAGTATTAGACCCGGATTTTGGGGAATCCGCTATAGGTCGCGTTGCACCAGTTGACTCTG GATTGTGGTGGATTATATTATTGAGAGCTTACACCAAGATCACTGGTGATTATGCAATGCAAGAACGGGTCGATGTTCAAACGGGCATTAAACTAATTCTAAACCTGTGTTTATCTGATGGGTTCGACATGTTCCCTTCGCTTTTAGTTACTGATGGCTCATGTATGATTGATAGACGAATGGGTATTCATGGCCACCCTTTGGAGATCCAA TCGTTGTTTTACTCAGCTCTAAGGTGTGCTCGCGAGATGCTTGCAACAGACGAAGGATCGAAGAACTTAATGAGGACGGTTAACAATAGACTTAGTGCATTATCTTTTCATATCCGAGAGTATTATTGGTTAGATATGAAGAAAATCAATGAAATATATCGATATAAAACCGAAGAGTATTCAACAGAAGCGATAAACAAATTCAACATTTACCCGGAACAGATTCCTTATTGGTTAATGGATTGGATTCCAGCGGAAGGGGGTTACATGATCGGAAATCTACAACCCGCGCATATGGATTTCAGATTCTTTACACTTGGTAATATTTGGTCAATTGTCTCCTCTTTGAGCACTCCAAAACAAAACAATTCAATATTAAATCTGTTGGAATCCAAATGGGATGATCTTGTTGGCGATATGCCTCTTAAGATCGTCTACCCTGCCGTGGAAAAAGAAGAGTGGCGTATAATCACTGGTAGTGACCCGAAGAACAC ACCATGGTCGTATCACAACGGCGGATCTTGGCCAACTCTGTTATGGCAG TTTACATTAGCTTGCATCAAGATGGGAAGAATAGAACTAGCAAGAAAGGCTGTGGATATTGCTGAAAAAAGATTGTATGCCGATCACTGGCCGGAATATTACGACACCAAAAGCGGTAAATTCATAGGGAAGCAATCTAGAATGTACCAAACATGGACAATTGCTGGATATTTGACATCTAAGATGCTTCTAGAAAACCCTGAAAAAGCTTCTCTTTTGTATTGGGAAGAAGACTATGATCTTCTTGAAATATGTGTTTGCGCTTTAAGCAAAACCGGCAGGAAGTTGTGTGCTCGTGGGGCTGCTAAATCACAGATTCTTGTGTGA
- the LOC110911549 gene encoding bZIP transcription factor 18 isoform X3, protein MTYYLYTLIRGKRLGIPPAHPQILGTRSPRSNQQTSSQPLFFSVDSLPPLSPSSYRGPTSDQIVGDVTHRRSNSDIPFGFSTILQSSPPLIPLRGSKGFDVSAHLRNIKQESNWEKTCGESNAEGLGERKSEGEVVDDRFSSYVNLNNLGKLNSFRTENGEDLDSRASGTKANGGDSSDNEATSSVIGSNNSMQRSGICSISDKRHYRSLSMDSVIGNMNFVDESLKLPEGQIGKLLSADSINVNSDTFSLDFGNGVFNGAELKKIMANENLAEMALTDPKRVKRILANRQSAARSKERKMRYITELENKVQNLQTEATTLSAQVTLLQRDLTSLTSQNNELKFRVQAMEQQSHLRDALNDTLTAEVQRLKIMRLELSADATNFSQPSINLQMFQLHHQHEQQEQNGGTTTHG, encoded by the exons ATGACATATTATCTTTACACACTTATTCG CGGTAAAAGGCTCGGAATTCCTCCAGCTCATCCACAAATCCTTGGCACCCGGAGTCCTCGAAGCAATCAGCAAACTTCATCTCAGCCTTTGTTTTTCTCGGTTGATTCTTTGCCCCCTTTGAGCCCGTCTTCCTATCGGGGCCCCACATCTGATCAAATAGTAGGTGATGTCACTCACAGGCGGTCAAACAGTGATATTCCATTTGGGTTCTCAACTATCTTGCAGTCATCGCCACCTTTGATCCCGTTAAGAGGCTCTAAGGGCTTTGACGTGTCTGCACATTTGAGGAACATCAAGCAGGAATCCAATTGGGAGAAAACTTGCGGTGAAAGCAATGCAGAAGGTTTGGGCGAACGGAAATCCGAAGGTGAAGTCGTGGATGATCGGTTTTCTTCTTATGtaaacctaaacaatcttggtAAATTAAACTCTTTTAGAACTGAAAACGGTGAAGATCTGGATAGCAGAGCTAGTGGTACGAAGGCAAACGGAGGTGACAGCAGTGATAATGAAGCGACAAGTAGCGTAATCGGAAGCAATAACAGTATGCAGAGGTCAGGTATCTGTTCAATTTCTGATAAACGGCACTACAGAAGTCTCTCCATGGATAGTGTTATCGGGAACATGAACTTCGTTGATGAATCGCTTAAGTTGCCGGAAGGGCAAATAGGTAAATTGTTGTCAGCTGATTCAATTAACGTGAATTCAGATACGTTTAGCTTGGATTTTGGAAACGGTGTGTTTAATGGGGCCGAGCTCAAGAAAATCATGGCGAATGAGAACCTTGCTGAAATGGCTTTAACTGATCCAAAGAGAGTCAAAAG GATTTTGGCTAATCGACAGTCAGCTGCTCGTTCCAAAGAAAGGAAAATGCGTTATATCACGGAATTGGAGAATAAGGTTCAAAATTTACAGACAGAAGCAACAACGTTGTCTGCTCAGGTTACCTTATTGCAG AGAGATTTAACTAGTTTAACAAGTCAAAATAATGAGCTGAAGTTTCGTGTACAAGCAATGGAGCAACAATCCCACCTTCGAGATG CTCTAAATGATACTTTAACCGCTGAGGTCCAACGTTTGAAGATAATGAGGCTGGAGTTAAGTGCGGATGCTACTAATTTTTCTCAGCCATCAATCAATCTGCAAATGTTTCAGTTACATCATCAGCACGAGCAGCAGGAGCAAAATGGTGGCACAACTACACACGGTTAA
- the LOC110911549 gene encoding bZIP transcription factor 18 isoform X1 encodes MSENKDIQRVQSSFGDPLESHVSFDHLRIPQSNTVQFRAQIQPFVSYFNAENSGKRLGIPPAHPQILGTRSPRSNQQTSSQPLFFSVDSLPPLSPSSYRGPTSDQIVGDVTHRRSNSDIPFGFSTILQSSPPLIPLRGSKGFDVSAHLRNIKQESNWEKTCGESNAEGLGERKSEGEVVDDRFSSYVNLNNLGKLNSFRTENGEDLDSRASGTKANGGDSSDNEATSSVIGSNNSMQRSGICSISDKRHYRSLSMDSVIGNMNFVDESLKLPEGQIGKLLSADSINVNSDTFSLDFGNGVFNGAELKKIMANENLAEMALTDPKRVKRILANRQSAARSKERKMRYITELENKVQNLQTEATTLSAQVTLLQRDLTSLTSQNNELKFRVQAMEQQSHLRDALNDTLTAEVQRLKIMRLELSADATNFSQPSINLQMFQLHHQHEQQEQNGGTTTHG; translated from the exons ATGAGTGAAAATAAGGACATTCAAAGAGTACAATCTTCATTTGGTGATCCACTAGAATCACATGTTTCTTTTGATCATCTTCGCATACCGCAGTCAAACACTGTCCAATTTCGTGCCCAGATTCAACCGTTTGTTTCGTATTTTAATGCTGAAAACAGCGGTAAAAGGCTCGGAATTCCTCCAGCTCATCCACAAATCCTTGGCACCCGGAGTCCTCGAAGCAATCAGCAAACTTCATCTCAGCCTTTGTTTTTCTCGGTTGATTCTTTGCCCCCTTTGAGCCCGTCTTCCTATCGGGGCCCCACATCTGATCAAATAGTAGGTGATGTCACTCACAGGCGGTCAAACAGTGATATTCCATTTGGGTTCTCAACTATCTTGCAGTCATCGCCACCTTTGATCCCGTTAAGAGGCTCTAAGGGCTTTGACGTGTCTGCACATTTGAGGAACATCAAGCAGGAATCCAATTGGGAGAAAACTTGCGGTGAAAGCAATGCAGAAGGTTTGGGCGAACGGAAATCCGAAGGTGAAGTCGTGGATGATCGGTTTTCTTCTTATGtaaacctaaacaatcttggtAAATTAAACTCTTTTAGAACTGAAAACGGTGAAGATCTGGATAGCAGAGCTAGTGGTACGAAGGCAAACGGAGGTGACAGCAGTGATAATGAAGCGACAAGTAGCGTAATCGGAAGCAATAACAGTATGCAGAGGTCAGGTATCTGTTCAATTTCTGATAAACGGCACTACAGAAGTCTCTCCATGGATAGTGTTATCGGGAACATGAACTTCGTTGATGAATCGCTTAAGTTGCCGGAAGGGCAAATAGGTAAATTGTTGTCAGCTGATTCAATTAACGTGAATTCAGATACGTTTAGCTTGGATTTTGGAAACGGTGTGTTTAATGGGGCCGAGCTCAAGAAAATCATGGCGAATGAGAACCTTGCTGAAATGGCTTTAACTGATCCAAAGAGAGTCAAAAG GATTTTGGCTAATCGACAGTCAGCTGCTCGTTCCAAAGAAAGGAAAATGCGTTATATCACGGAATTGGAGAATAAGGTTCAAAATTTACAGACAGAAGCAACAACGTTGTCTGCTCAGGTTACCTTATTGCAG AGAGATTTAACTAGTTTAACAAGTCAAAATAATGAGCTGAAGTTTCGTGTACAAGCAATGGAGCAACAATCCCACCTTCGAGATG CTCTAAATGATACTTTAACCGCTGAGGTCCAACGTTTGAAGATAATGAGGCTGGAGTTAAGTGCGGATGCTACTAATTTTTCTCAGCCATCAATCAATCTGCAAATGTTTCAGTTACATCATCAGCACGAGCAGCAGGAGCAAAATGGTGGCACAACTACACACGGTTAA
- the LOC110911549 gene encoding probable transcription factor PosF21 isoform X2, with protein sequence MSENKDIQRVQSSFGDPLESHVSFDHLRIPQSNTVQFRAQIQPFVSYFNAENSGKRLGIPPAHPQILGTRSPRSNQQTSSQPLFFSVDSLPPLSPSSYRGPTSDQIVGDVTHRRSNSDIPFGFSTILQSSPPLIPLRGSKGFDVSAHLRNIKQESNWEKTCGESNAEGLGERKSEGEVVDDRFSSYVNLNNLGKLNSFRTENGEDLDSRASGTKANGGDSSDNEATSSVIGSNNSMQRSGICSISDKRHYRSLSMDSVIGNMNFVDESLKLPEGQIGKLLSADSINVNSDTFSLDFGNGVFNGAELKKIMANENLAEMALTDPKRVKRILANRQSAARSKERKMRYITELENKVQNLQTEATTLSAQVTLLQRDLTSLTSQNNELKFRVQAMEQQSHLRDENCMRWPDVERERKVVMLLHNCRIRVDPTSTYVHTVLAVLSLNLVLY encoded by the exons ATGAGTGAAAATAAGGACATTCAAAGAGTACAATCTTCATTTGGTGATCCACTAGAATCACATGTTTCTTTTGATCATCTTCGCATACCGCAGTCAAACACTGTCCAATTTCGTGCCCAGATTCAACCGTTTGTTTCGTATTTTAATGCTGAAAACAGCGGTAAAAGGCTCGGAATTCCTCCAGCTCATCCACAAATCCTTGGCACCCGGAGTCCTCGAAGCAATCAGCAAACTTCATCTCAGCCTTTGTTTTTCTCGGTTGATTCTTTGCCCCCTTTGAGCCCGTCTTCCTATCGGGGCCCCACATCTGATCAAATAGTAGGTGATGTCACTCACAGGCGGTCAAACAGTGATATTCCATTTGGGTTCTCAACTATCTTGCAGTCATCGCCACCTTTGATCCCGTTAAGAGGCTCTAAGGGCTTTGACGTGTCTGCACATTTGAGGAACATCAAGCAGGAATCCAATTGGGAGAAAACTTGCGGTGAAAGCAATGCAGAAGGTTTGGGCGAACGGAAATCCGAAGGTGAAGTCGTGGATGATCGGTTTTCTTCTTATGtaaacctaaacaatcttggtAAATTAAACTCTTTTAGAACTGAAAACGGTGAAGATCTGGATAGCAGAGCTAGTGGTACGAAGGCAAACGGAGGTGACAGCAGTGATAATGAAGCGACAAGTAGCGTAATCGGAAGCAATAACAGTATGCAGAGGTCAGGTATCTGTTCAATTTCTGATAAACGGCACTACAGAAGTCTCTCCATGGATAGTGTTATCGGGAACATGAACTTCGTTGATGAATCGCTTAAGTTGCCGGAAGGGCAAATAGGTAAATTGTTGTCAGCTGATTCAATTAACGTGAATTCAGATACGTTTAGCTTGGATTTTGGAAACGGTGTGTTTAATGGGGCCGAGCTCAAGAAAATCATGGCGAATGAGAACCTTGCTGAAATGGCTTTAACTGATCCAAAGAGAGTCAAAAG GATTTTGGCTAATCGACAGTCAGCTGCTCGTTCCAAAGAAAGGAAAATGCGTTATATCACGGAATTGGAGAATAAGGTTCAAAATTTACAGACAGAAGCAACAACGTTGTCTGCTCAGGTTACCTTATTGCAG AGAGATTTAACTAGTTTAACAAGTCAAAATAATGAGCTGAAGTTTCGTGTACAAGCAATGGAGCAACAATCCCACCTTCGAGATG AGAACTGCATGCGATGGCCagatgtagagagagaaaggaagGTGGTTATGCTGTTACATAACTGTCGTATCAGAGTTGACCCAACAAGCACATATGTTCATACGGTTCTTGCAGTTCTTTCATTAAATTTGGTTCTGTATTGA
- the LOC110911549 gene encoding uncharacterized protein LOC110911549 isoform X4 yields MSENKDIQRVQSSFGDPLESHVSFDHLRIPQSNTVQFRAQIQPFVSYFNAENSGKRLGIPPAHPQILGTRSPRSNQQTSSQPLFFSVDSLPPLSPSSYRGPTSDQIVGDVTHRRSNSDIPFGFSTILQSSPPLIPLRGSKGFDVSAHLRNIKQESNWEKTCGESNAEGLGERKSEGEVVDDRFSSYVNLNNLGKLNSFRTENGEDLDSRASGTKANGGDSSDNEATSSVIGSNNSMQRSGICSISDKRHYRSLSMDSVIGNMNFVDESLKLPEGQIGKLLSADSINVNSDTFSLDFGNGVFNGAELKKIMANENLAEMALTDPKRVKRWCFS; encoded by the exons ATGAGTGAAAATAAGGACATTCAAAGAGTACAATCTTCATTTGGTGATCCACTAGAATCACATGTTTCTTTTGATCATCTTCGCATACCGCAGTCAAACACTGTCCAATTTCGTGCCCAGATTCAACCGTTTGTTTCGTATTTTAATGCTGAAAACAGCGGTAAAAGGCTCGGAATTCCTCCAGCTCATCCACAAATCCTTGGCACCCGGAGTCCTCGAAGCAATCAGCAAACTTCATCTCAGCCTTTGTTTTTCTCGGTTGATTCTTTGCCCCCTTTGAGCCCGTCTTCCTATCGGGGCCCCACATCTGATCAAATAGTAGGTGATGTCACTCACAGGCGGTCAAACAGTGATATTCCATTTGGGTTCTCAACTATCTTGCAGTCATCGCCACCTTTGATCCCGTTAAGAGGCTCTAAGGGCTTTGACGTGTCTGCACATTTGAGGAACATCAAGCAGGAATCCAATTGGGAGAAAACTTGCGGTGAAAGCAATGCAGAAGGTTTGGGCGAACGGAAATCCGAAGGTGAAGTCGTGGATGATCGGTTTTCTTCTTATGtaaacctaaacaatcttggtAAATTAAACTCTTTTAGAACTGAAAACGGTGAAGATCTGGATAGCAGAGCTAGTGGTACGAAGGCAAACGGAGGTGACAGCAGTGATAATGAAGCGACAAGTAGCGTAATCGGAAGCAATAACAGTATGCAGAGGTCAGGTATCTGTTCAATTTCTGATAAACGGCACTACAGAAGTCTCTCCATGGATAGTGTTATCGGGAACATGAACTTCGTTGATGAATCGCTTAAGTTGCCGGAAGGGCAAATAGGTAAATTGTTGTCAGCTGATTCAATTAACGTGAATTCAGATACGTTTAGCTTGGATTTTGGAAACGGTGTGTTTAATGGGGCCGAGCTCAAGAAAATCATGGCGAATGAGAACCTTGCTGAAATGGCTTTAACTGATCCAAAGAGAGTCAAAAG ATGGTGTTTTTCTTAA